One Stigmatopora argus isolate UIUO_Sarg chromosome 12, RoL_Sarg_1.0, whole genome shotgun sequence genomic window carries:
- the LOC144086289 gene encoding uncharacterized protein LOC144086289 translates to MEPKRASTFLWLAVVAGATLSAVSLAFGTAQCKIKWLFGIPCQDVYGTLVEQIKAWQIQQRCLDEGEKCSYELVSTGPYEIAATHTSPKSKLVNDLHFLLEQSTVCKVTGEGISVASKDPADNGTNFCSLQNLMDGSHLIEAEGYKRFTNKWICAGFENANCSWP, encoded by the exons ATGGAGCCCAAACGCGCGTCGACTTTTCTTTGGCTGGCCGTGGTCGCGGGGGCAACGCTGAGCGCCGTCTCGCTGGCCTTCGGCACGGCCCAATGCAAGATCAAGTG GTTGTTCGGCATCCCGTGCCAAGATGTCTACGGAACGCTCGTGGAGCAGATCAAGGCTTGGCAGATCCAGCAGAGATGCCTGGATGAGGGAGAGAAATGCTCTTATGAA TTGGTATCAACGGGGCCGTACGAGATCGCGGCCACGCACACGTCCCCCAAAAGCAAGCTGGTGAACGATCTGCACTTTCTTCTGGAGCAGTCCACCGTTTGCAAAGTCACC GGAGAAGGAATTTCCGTGGCCTCCAAAGATCCGGCAGACAACGGCACCAACTTCTGCAGCCTCCAGAACTTGATGGACG GAAGCCACCTGATTGAAGCCGAGGGCTACAAACGCTTCACCAACAAGTGGATCTGCGCCGGCTTCGAGAACGCCAACTGCTCCTGGCCCTGA
- the LOC144086287 gene encoding transcription factor Sox-2-like isoform X1 translates to MESRKQRSKDTLQFPIIRNWSGGHWSTRRSPQMAKDPEHVKRPMNAFMVWSRGQRRQVAREHPERPNSEIGKRPGAEWKKLGHAEKRPYMDEAERLRDRHLREHPDYKYGPRRKVRAEAPAGSLRFLAEEATLATWTKATGWTKGPPSRRLTSGGWPSSSGRPSGGGACLVPRPAVPAGGGLYSPPGRCLGE, encoded by the exons ATGGAATCAAGGAAGCAAAGAAGCAAAGATACCCTTCAGTTCCCAAtcatacgcaactg GTCCGGAGGCCACTGGAGCACGCGCCGGAGCCCGCAAATGGCCAAAGATCCGGAGCACGTCAAGAGACCCATGAACGCCTTCATGGTGTGGTCCAGGGGACAACGGCGCCAGGTGGCCCGGGAGCACCCCGAGAGGCCCAACTCGGAAATCGGCAAGCGACCGGGCGCCGAGTGGAAGAAGCTGGGCCACGCCGAGAAGCGCCCTTACATGGACGAGGCCGAGAGGCTCCGCGACCGCCACCTTCGAGAACACCCGGACTACAAGTACGGGCCCCGCCGCAAAGTCAGGGCGGAGGCACCGGCGGGGAGTCTGCGCTTCTTGGCTGAGGAGGCGACTTTGGCGACCTGGACGAAAGCCACGGGCTGGACAAAAGGCCCACCCTCCCGGCGCCTCACCTCCGGCGGATGGCCCAGTTCCAGTGGCCGGCCTTCAGGGGGGGGGGCTTGCTTGGTCCCCCGCCCGGCTGTGCCCGCAGGTGGCGGCTTATATTCTCCTCCCGGCCGCTGCCTGGGCGAGTAA
- the LOC144086287 gene encoding transcription factor SOX-14-like isoform X2, translating into MAKDPEHVKRPMNAFMVWSRGQRRQVAREHPERPNSEIGKRPGAEWKKLGHAEKRPYMDEAERLRDRHLREHPDYKYGPRRKVRAEAPAGSLRFLAEEATLATWTKATGWTKGPPSRRLTSGGWPSSSGRPSGGGACLVPRPAVPAGGGLYSPPGRCLGE; encoded by the coding sequence ATGGCCAAAGATCCGGAGCACGTCAAGAGACCCATGAACGCCTTCATGGTGTGGTCCAGGGGACAACGGCGCCAGGTGGCCCGGGAGCACCCCGAGAGGCCCAACTCGGAAATCGGCAAGCGACCGGGCGCCGAGTGGAAGAAGCTGGGCCACGCCGAGAAGCGCCCTTACATGGACGAGGCCGAGAGGCTCCGCGACCGCCACCTTCGAGAACACCCGGACTACAAGTACGGGCCCCGCCGCAAAGTCAGGGCGGAGGCACCGGCGGGGAGTCTGCGCTTCTTGGCTGAGGAGGCGACTTTGGCGACCTGGACGAAAGCCACGGGCTGGACAAAAGGCCCACCCTCCCGGCGCCTCACCTCCGGCGGATGGCCCAGTTCCAGTGGCCGGCCTTCAGGGGGGGGGGCTTGCTTGGTCCCCCGCCCGGCTGTGCCCGCAGGTGGCGGCTTATATTCTCCTCCCGGCCGCTGCCTGGGCGAGTAA